The following proteins come from a genomic window of Malus sylvestris chromosome 4, drMalSylv7.2, whole genome shotgun sequence:
- the LOC126619728 gene encoding secreted RxLR effector protein 161-like, producing MASKPYDSLVGSLMYAHVCTRPDIAYDISILGTFQSNHGNAHWIAAKKVLRYLQRAKEYQLVYKRDSKLELVGSSDSDFASCLDSLKSTSGYIFTLANRAMPWKSVKQDIVATSTMQAEFVACYEATSQAIWLRNFINGLEIMNSIAKPVQIWCDNKAAVFYSKNNKRSPRTKQLNTKYALTRKKVKSGEIKVDYIDTHAMLSNPLTKVLPNAVFHKHAVRMGVTATLDLLN from the coding sequence atgGCTAGTAAGCCTTATGATTCTCTCGTTGGGAGCCTCATGTATGCACATGTATGTACTAGACCTGATATTGCATATGATATTAGCATATTAGGAACGTTTCAGTCTAATCATGGCAATGCACACTGGATAGCCGCCAAGAAAGTTTTGAGATACTTGCAAAGAGCAAAAGAATATCAGCTAGTATACAAAAGAGATTCAAAACTCGAACTAGTAGGCTCTAGTGACTCAGACTTTGCAAGTTGCCTTGATTCACTTAAGTCAACTTCAGGTTATATATTCACATTGGCAAATAGGGCAATGCCATGGAAGAGTGTGAAACAAGATATTGTTGCCACTTCCACCATGCAAGCTGAGTTTGTAGCTTGTTATGAAGCTACATCACAGGCTATATGGCTGAGAAATTTCATCAACGGTCTCGAGATCATGAATTCAATTGCAAAGCCTGTTCAAATTTGGTGTGATAATAAAGCTGCTGTCTTTTATTCTAAGAATAATAAAAGGTCTCCTAGAACTAAGCAGTTGAACACCAAATATGCATTGACAAGGAAGAAAGTGAAGTCTGGGGAGATCAAGGTTGATTACATTGACACTCATGCAATGCTTTCTAATCCACTCACTAAGGTATTACCAAATGCAGTTTTTCACAAGCATGCAGTCCGTATGGGAGTTACTGCAACCCTAGATTTGTTGAACTAG